In Anaerostipes hadrus ATCC 29173 = JCM 17467, a single genomic region encodes these proteins:
- a CDS encoding PHP domain-containing protein: protein MFYIKADLHCHTVLSDGAMRVDQIIPYAKRIGLDYIAISDHESTHSIPEAVRLGKELGVHAIPAVEANAWHEETQTNVHILCYYPIDTDRLQHSLSKDLKKLSDAVTKSYQSLMDEYPITMDQLYEVSKESTGVYYTHIMQVLSMMGYTGTLCPKEGLHRLILAGEQANKAFYEKHPKFKK from the coding sequence ATTTTTTATATAAAAGCAGACTTACATTGTCACACCGTTTTATCGGATGGTGCTATGCGTGTTGACCAGATCATTCCTTATGCGAAACGTATCGGCCTTGATTATATTGCAATCTCTGACCACGAATCAACACATTCCATTCCGGAAGCTGTAAGACTTGGGAAAGAGCTTGGTGTTCATGCGATTCCTGCCGTCGAGGCAAACGCATGGCATGAGGAGACACAGACGAATGTTCATATTTTATGTTATTATCCGATTGACACTGACCGGCTTCAGCATTCTTTAAGCAAAGACTTAAAGAAATTATCCGATGCTGTCACAAAATCTTATCAGTCATTGATGGATGAATATCCGATCACGATGGATCAGCTTTATGAAGTATCCAAAGAAAGTACTGGTGTATACTACACACATATCATGCAGGTTCTTTCCATGATGGGATATACTGGAACTTTATGTCCTAAAGAAGGACTTCATCGATTGATCCTTGCAGGAGAGCAGGCGAACAAAGCTTTCTATGAAAAACATCCTAAATTCAAAAAATAA
- a CDS encoding MarR family winged helix-turn-helix transcriptional regulator, with product MNDVSALFEIFPICQKFLLNTIDIPSMDLTKTQILILFALSGGRSLNMSQLSSYLASSKEQATRAVSPLVKDEYVTRFRSDENRKMVYVKLTEKGNQLILQEKALVKEYLSKRFESLSKEDQELFHQSLSNILTILKKME from the coding sequence TTGAATGATGTTTCTGCACTTTTTGAAATTTTTCCAATCTGTCAGAAATTTCTTTTAAACACGATCGACATACCTTCCATGGATCTTACCAAAACACAGATTCTTATCTTATTTGCACTGTCTGGAGGTCGTTCATTGAATATGTCACAGTTATCTTCTTATCTGGCATCATCTAAGGAACAGGCTACAAGAGCCGTTTCTCCACTTGTGAAGGATGAGTATGTCACACGTTTTAGAAGTGATGAAAACAGAAAAATGGTTTATGTAAAACTCACAGAGAAAGGAAACCAGCTGATCCTTCAGGAAAAAGCGCTTGTCAAAGAATACCTTTCCAAACGTTTTGAATCACTGTCAAAAGAAGATCAGGAATTATTTCATCAGTCATTATCTAATATTTTAACGATCTTAAAGAAAATGGAATAA